ATAATGACTAAGCCTTTGCTACAAAAACATCTCTGAGATCTCTAAAACAATGCAATGGTCACTGACAATACAACATATAAGATAGGAATCAACTCAAAATTCAGATCACAAGTTCAGCTTCTGTAAATGTGAGTCAAAACGAAACACcatcatcatctcttttctTGGTTTGGTTTCCTCGACTCATGTTTGGTGCCAAAACTCTAAAACGCCATCCGTCCAGCGAGCCTACTCTCTGATATACGTCTGTCTATGGCTGCATTTATCGAGTTCATCTGCCACCATTTCAAGAAACAGCAGACATGGTTCTGAGTAAACAAAAAGTTGCATGCTTTTAAAGAGAGGCTACTaaagaattttcttttcttattattCCTGAGACTGTGGTTGCGCAAAGCTATCAAACTTTGCAAACttgaatgaaataaaagaagcTGACCTGGTTTGATACCAAACCTGATTGAGTGTGATCTTGTGGAACCAATCACCACAATTTCATTTAATACAAGATCAGAGCAAATAAGATAGATAATGAAGATCGAGCAGATACAACACACAGTTTTCTCTACTACTTGTTGCAAGTACAACTACACAAGCCTATGTCCTTATTCTCATATTCTAAAGGAAGCAATTATTAACTGAAACTATAGAAGGGTACCTCTTAGCACAGAAACAATAAGCTCTGGAGTTAAGGAAAAAAGGCATCAATAGAGCCTACCGAATGGGTTAGAAGGGTAAAGCAAACACTCCTTTAACTTGAAAATCAGAACTTACCTGGCTTGTTTCATCATGGACTTTGTACTTCGGTAAGGACATTCTTCTTTCCTCCTGTAAATACAGACACATAGAGtcagattataaaaaaaaaaacaaatgattcgTTAATGAATGACACTAGTAGAACTGAACAGGTGTAGGAAGGAAACTAACCATGGACATGGCTTCATCATCCCATACAAGATAGACCTCATTAGGCTGAGAGCTAGGAGCTTTATTTGCAATCACAGGAGGTGGACCAATTGAAGGACCACTAGTGTTTGGACCAGAAGCATACGAATGAGAATTATTCCCACCCACTGCAACACAAACATTAAAAGAGCGATTTAAAAGAGCTGAGTCAAATGCAAGGAACTGATTCTAAGAGCTAAAGACTGAACCTGGAAATGAGTTGTTAGGCGGATACGGATTTGCTGATCCTACGGTGGCATTGGCATTAGGCAGTTGCTGAGCAGAAAACGGTGAAGCTTGAGAAGGGGTGATGCTATTCACAACAGGGAACAGAGGCTGAGAAACCGGCATAGCGGGAGATGATGGTTGAATCCCAGGAGGAGCAGGAGATGATGTTGGCATATTCATCCCCATACCATGAACAGGAAAGAGTTGTGGTGGTCGATACCCTAAATGAGGAGGCGGAGGAGCAGTTCCCGGTGGATTCTGTGGATACCACTGTTGTGGacggggaggaggaggaggcataGGCCATCCAGGACCAGCAGGACGCATAGGAGGACCAGGATAATACCTGTTGAcacaaaattatttaacataCGGAACCCAAAGTAGAACGGTTCTAAGGAAACATCACTTAGCATGGATCAGATACTAAAGACAACAAAGACAACACCTGACTATCTTACAAGTCAGGGAAAGAGAAGGAATATAGTTTACATACATAGGTCGCGCAGGAACAGCACCAGGCACTTGTTGGGGTTGATAAACCATTCCGTATGGTCTAGGAACCGCAACACCAAGAGGGGCGGAAGGGATTTCAACTTTTGCAACTTTAGCTAGAGACTCTTCCTCTGCAGAAAAAGCCATAACGTCAGTTTCAAAAAAGGTATAAATGTGATAATGTAAACAATACAATCTCAAGCTCTAGTCTTTACCTTCTTCTCCGTAGTGAGCAGCCAAGACATCAGGTGGGATGCCTTGCATTCCATATATCTCAATATCAGTTGAATCTCTACCTTCTTTCGAATTAGGTACCcttgttggaaaaaaaaaatatattaaaaaacaatGTCATGACAAGAAGTCAACTAATCTTTCCCTAAACCCATCTTCCACATGCCTTAAAATTGAATGTCTTTAACCAAAATaagcaaagaaacaacaaatcAAAATCTATTAATCAAAAGAGTGTTCCTTTCAATAATTTTCATACATTAGGAGGGTTCATGATTAGATTGGTATGAGATTAAACCAAACCCTGAAAGAGCTAACGCAATAAAGATTCAATTTTTCGAAGTTGCCAGTAAACATGCACATTCAAGAGGGAAGGA
The Raphanus sativus cultivar WK10039 chromosome 1, ASM80110v3, whole genome shotgun sequence DNA segment above includes these coding regions:
- the LOC108829899 gene encoding protein SUPPRESSOR OF FRI 4; the encoded protein is MGKKKKRATEKVWCYYCDREFDDEKILVQHQKAKHFKCHVCHKKLSTASGMVIHVLQVHKENVTKVPNSKEGRDSTDIEIYGMQGIPPDVLAAHYGEEEEESLAKVAKVEIPSAPLGVAVPRPYGMVYQPQQVPGAVPARPMYYPGPPMRPAGPGWPMPPPPPRPQQWYPQNPPGTAPPPPHLGYRPPQLFPVHGMGMNMPTSSPAPPGIQPSSPAMPVSQPLFPVVNSITPSQASPFSAQQLPNANATVGSANPYPPNNSFPVGGNNSHSYASGPNTSGPSIGPPPVIANKAPSSQPNEVYLVWDDEAMSMEERRMSLPKYKVHDETSQMNSINAAIDRRISESRLAGRMAF